In Fusarium falciforme chromosome 10, complete sequence, a single genomic region encodes these proteins:
- a CDS encoding Zn(2)-C6 fungal-type domain-containing protein, protein MTMLSDPFRAIDDHASTITPPVPRPQKPVRLRLACDACTAAKVRCSKTHPCERCIDNGQECFYSASRRHGKRSRHRKAESDAQRSSSSEVPTPGAIPVPNGIKGISYGSEFSWEERETSPQLSSYQASTLGNGIGKLDNWAFHDIDMMFDFDDTSYISLNEPWKTTPGSLTSQQTLSETITPPEQHTTPAEQPANATLTPPIEPHDPKQAHDCEALALGVLRSLHHHNADGICKGPAANGMNLAKPMPSIDTVLFANKAALTNLIPLLKCPCARNPHIALLHSTILSKTIFWYRVAVTARYHAEGAELRPMKIQLGMLDLDDDDQATLQRAVLLRELRKAEKVMEKFDACSASEDEVPKWHTTAIQNMKEELQAIIQKIKKGQGEWA, encoded by the coding sequence ATGACCATGCTATCTGATCCGTTCCGAGCTATCGATGACCATGCGTCGACCATCACACCACCTGTACCGCGTCCACAGAAACCTGTCCGGTTGAGACTTGCTTGCGATGCCTGCACCGCGGCCAAGGTTAGGTGTAGCAAGACTCACCCGTGTGAACGGTGCATAGACAATGGGCAGGAATGCTTTTACAGTGCTTCCCGACGACATGGCAAGAGGTCTCGCCATAGAAAGGCCGAGTCCGATGCCCAGCGCTCTTCGTCAAGCGAGGTGCCCACGCCTGGGGCTATTCCAGTACCAAACGGCATCAAAGGCATTTCTTATGGCTCAGAGTTCTCttgggaggagagggaaACTAGCCCGCAGTTGTCAAGTTACCAAGCGTCCACATTGGGCAACGGTATCGGAAAACTCGACAACTGGGCATTCCACGATATTGACATGATGTTCGACTTTGACGACACGTCCTATATATCCCTGAACGAGCCGTGGAAAACAACACCCGGGTCCCTCACGAGCCAACAAACCCTCAGCGAGACAATCACCCCTCCCGAGCAACATACAACACCTGCAGAGCAACCAGCCAATGCTACCTTGACGCCGCCGATCGAGCCCCACGATCCCAAACAAGCACACGACTGCGAGGCTCTAGCTCTTGGCGTTCTCCGCTCGCTGCATCACCACAACGCAGATGGCATCTGCAAGGGACCTGCAGCCAACGGCATGAACCTCGCCAAGCCGATGCCAAGCATCGACACGGTCCTGTTCGCCAACAAGGCTGCCCTGACCAATCTGATCCCCCTGCTCAAGTGTCCCTGTGCGAGAAACCCGCATATTGCTCTTTTGCACAGCACCATTCTTTCCAAGACCATCTTTTGGTACCGTGTTGCCGTCACTGCGCGGTATCATGCCGAGGGAGCGGAATTGCGGCCGATGAAGATACAGCTGGGGATGCTggatcttgatgatgatgatcagGCCACGCTGCAGCGAGCTGTTCTTCTTAGAGAGCTGCGCAAGGCGGAGAAAGTCATGGAGAAGTTTGATGCTTGTTCTGCGAGTGAGGATGAGGTGCCCAAGTGGCATACTACGGCGATTCAGAACATGAAGGAGGAGCTTCAGGCGATTATtcagaagatcaagaagggTCAAGGAGAATGGGCATAA
- a CDS encoding MFS domain-containing protein — translation MQPTQISVNNLSGSSNDTLPSIESQKTEDQRRGATLNDFPDGGLRAWLVVFGAWAANICSFGWINCIGVFQAYYQEEYLKGYSPSAISWIASLELSILFGGGFVVGRIYDKYGPRWLMAFGTFMHVFGLMMASLSTKYYQIILSQGICSPIGICCLFTPAVACVSTWFQKRRGLAMGLVSGGSSLGGVFLPIMFNRLIKQIGFPWAMRACAFLILGLLIIANLTIVSRLPPSPAPLPLKGFFKPFTERAYLFTVTSAFIYFLGLFVPINYIAAQAAQLGMSENLAQYLIPILNAASLFGRILPGIAADKFGAYNTQTIMAFFSGILVLALWLPASSNAAIIVFAALYGFGSGAFVTLCPTLMAQISPIREIGLRNGMQFGVLAIPALVSNPVGGAFIASDNGGYTNIKIWTGAILMAGACMYAVTRILIGGVKLAKKI, via the exons ATGCAGCCTACACAGATTTCAGTGAACAACCTATCAGGGTCATCAAACGATACTCTCCCGTCCATCGAGTCTCAGAAAACCGAGGATCAACGCCGCGGAGCCACTCTGAACGATTTTCCAGATGGCGGCTTGCGAGCGTGGTTAGTCGTGTTCGGGGCTTGGGCTGCCAATATTTGCAGTTTTGGATGGATCAACT GCATCGGGGTTTTCCAGGCTTACTACCAGGAGGAATATCTGAAAGGCTATTCTCCTAGCGCAATCTCATGGATTGCCTCTTTGGAATTGTCCATTCTCTTTGGTGGC GGCTTTGTTGTCGGCCGAATCTATGACAAGTATGGCCCGCGGTGGCTAATGGCCTTTGGCACCTTCATGCATGTCTTTGGACTGATGATGGCTTCGCTCTCCACCAAGTACTATCAAATCATTCTATCACAGGGCATATGCAGTCCCATTGGAATATGCTGCCTCTTTACACCAG CTGTTGCATGCGTGAGCACCTGGTTTCAAAAGCGAAGAGGTCTTGCAATGGGCCTCGTCAGTGGTGGCTCTAGTCTCGGTGGTGTCTTCCTGCCTATCATGTTTAACCGCTTGATCAAGCAGATTGGTTTTCCATGGGCCAT GCGAGCTTGTGCCTTTTTGATCTTGGGCTtgctcatcatcgccaacctGACCATCGTTTCACGCCTGCCACCATCGCCTGCTCCTCTACCTCTCAAAGGCTTCTTCAAGCCCTTTACGGAGCGTGCGTATCTCTTCACGGTAACATCTGCATTCATCTActttcttggccttttcgtGCCCATCAACTACATTGCGGCGCAGGCAGCCCAACTCGGCATGTCCGAGAACCTGGCGCAGTATCTCATTCCAATTCTGAACGCAGCGAG CCTCTTCGGGCGAATTCTGCCCGGAATTGCTGCTGACAAGTTTGGCGCATACAACACCCAGACAATCATGGCATTTTTCTCTGGCATTTTGGTTCTGGCATTGTGGCTCCCTGCATCAAGCAACGCCGCCATCATCGTTTTCGCCGCCCTCTACGGTTTTGGCTCGGGAGCATTTGTTACTCTCTGTCCAACCCTCATGGCACAAATCTCACCCATTCGTGAGATCGGGCTGAGAAATGGCATGCAGTTTGGAGTTCTTGCAATTCCGGCGCTTGTTAGCAACCCCGTTGGTGGCGCTTTTATCGCTAGCGATAATGGAGGGTATACTAACATCAAGATTTGGACGGGAGCTATTTTGATGGCGGGTGCATGTATGTATGCCGTTACGAGGATTTTGATCGGTGGTGTGAAGTTGGCGAAGAAGATATAG
- a CDS encoding AB hydrolase-1 domain-containing protein — MHFVTAAAAAVAALSISSSLVAASSQHVRSEAEVPSIRSYFYVGGEYVDDGNGGHIFRDQMYVEKLLPVSGATQDTPIVLIHGQAQTGSNFLNKPDGGRGWASQFISQGYEVYIVDQTFRGRSAWMPSYGAKQPLTLPAETIEKAFTATHKFNIWPQAVNHTQWPGTGLRGDPIFDAFYSANVQFIGNTTYQQAAVQAAGAALLDKIGRPVVLLGHSQGSFMPILIADARPTLAKALILLEAGGPPFVDEIFVFGGENPRQWGLTDIPLTYEPAVTDPTVDIVKTRVASKGDGYSDCTLQAADPQPRQLVNLLEKPILMVTGEASYHMPYDYCTANYLKQAGCSKTEHVELGDVGIHGNGHMMFMEKNSDEIQAFIERWIQSRLSLYTMDLPKTA, encoded by the exons ATGCATTTCGTTACTGCGGCGGCCGCGGCTGTGGCTGCCTTAAGCATCAGCTCGTCTCTAGTGGCAGCCTCTTCGCAACACGTCAGATCCGAAGCCGAGGTCCCTTCCATTCGTTCCTATTTTTATGTCGGCGGCGAatatgttgatgatggaaatgGGGGTCACATCTTTCGCGATCAGATGTACGTTGAGAAACTGTTGCCAGTTAGTGGTGCAACCCAAGACACACCAATTGTCCTCATCCATGGTCAAGCTCAGACAGGCAGT AATTTCTTGAACAAGCCAGACGGCGGCCGCGGCTGGGCTTCTCAGTTCATCAGTCAAGGCTATGAAGTATACATCGTCGACCAAACTTTCCGCGGTCGTTCGGCGTGGATGCCTTCATACGGGGCTAAGCAACCTTTAACCCTCCCAGCTGAGACGATCGAAAAGGCATTCACCGCCACGCACAAGTTCAATATTTGGCCCCAGGCTGTGAACCACACTCAATGGCCCGGCACGGGTCTCCGAGGGGATCCTATCTTTGATGCCTTTTATAGTGCAAACGTACAATTTATCGGCAACACTACGTATCAGCAGGCTGCTGTTCAAGCCGCAGGTGCGGCTTTGCTGGACAAAATCGGCCGGCCTGTCGTCCTCTTAGGTCATAGTCAAGGCAGTTTTATGCCTATTCTCATTGCCGACGCCCGACCTACACTAGCCAAAGCCCTAATTCTGCTTGAAGCAGGTGGGCCGCCGTTCGTCGATGAAATCTTTGTCTTCGGGGGCGAGAATCCTCGGCAATGGGGTTTGACGGACATTCCTCTCACGTACGAACCAGCCGTAACCGATCCCACCGTCGATATCGTCAAGACGCGCGTTGCTTCAAAGGGAGATGGCTATAGCGACTGTACGCTGCAAGCTGCTGACCCCCAACCCCGTCAGTTGGTAAATCTATTGGAAAAGCCCATTCTTATGGTCACGGGAGAAGCGTCCTATCACATGCCTTACGATTATTGTACAGCCAATTACCTCAAGCAGGCTGGTTGCTCCAAGACTGAGCATGTAGAACTCGGAGATGTTGGAATTCATGGGAATGGGCACATGATGTTCATGGAGAAGAACAGTGATGAGATCCAGGCTTTTATTGAACGCTGGATTCAGTCGAGACTTAGCCTATACACCATGGACCTTCCCAAGACGGCCTAG
- a CDS encoding PKS-ER domain-containing protein: MLSRFPMSASRRLSALSGQVRAASTMKEAIVSRGPKVEIIDSPIPKAGPGQVVTKIVFSGSNPKDWKRPEYWGARGTGNQGDDISGIVHEVGEGVSEFRPGDRVAAMHEMKQPGGSYAEYGVSWAYTTFRLPDKTSFEEGAALPLTALTAACGLYARLGLPEPWLPASDSQKIPLVIWGASSAVGSYAVQLAKRSNIHPLICVAGRAQEHVEKLIDRSKGDTVIDYRKGHEAVAEEMKASLNGAKLEYAFDAISEDGSYQTICEVLDHHTGKITNIVPAQSYSDIPKTIQKSVTTVASIHEDLKDFGYVYTRYFSKGLEEGWLKAQPQEIIPGGLAGVEKGLINLKNGTASAVKYIFRIADTPGVQS, encoded by the exons ATGTTGTCTCGTTTCCCCATGTCGGCGTCGAGGCGGCTTTCAGCTTTATCGGGACAAGTAAGAGCAGCGAGCACCATGAAGGAAGCAATCGTGTCGAGAGGGCCCAAGGTTGAGATTATCGACAGCCCCATTCCCAAAGCTGGGCCTGGACAGGTTGTGACAAAGATCGTCTTCTCGGGCAGCAATCCTAAAGACTG GAAGCGACCAGAATATTGGGGCGCCAGAGGCACTGGCAACCAGGGCGATGACATTTCAGGCATTGTCCACGAAGTTGGTGAGGGCGTCTCCGAATTCAGGCCCGGCGACCGCGTCGCAGCCATGCATGAGATGAAGCAGCCGGGAGGGAGTTATGCCGAGTACGGTGTCAGCTGGGCGTACACGACATTTCGTCTGCCCGACAAGACATCTTTTGAGG AGGGCGCTGCACTGCCTCTGACTGCCTTGACCGCTGCGTGCGGTCTCTATGCGCGTCTCGGGCTCCCCGAGCCATGGCTTCCTGCGTCTGATTCTCAGAAGATCCCACTGGTCATTTGGGGCGCCTCATCAGCCGTTGGGTCATACGCCGTTCAACTCGCCAAACGTTCCAACATTCACCCCCTCATTTGCGTCGCCGGTCGCGCCCAGGAGCATGTGGAGAAGCTGATTGACAGAAGCAAGGGCGACACGGTCATTGACTACCGCAAAGGCCACGAAGCCGTGGCtgaggagatgaaggccaGTTTGAACGGGGCCAAGCTCGAGTACGCATTCGACGCCATTTCCGAGGATGGTTCCTACCAGACCATTTGCGAGGTTCTCGACCACCACACGGGAAAGATCACCAACATTGTGCCCGCGCAGTCATACTCGGATATTCCCAAGACGATCCAGAAATCAGTCACGACGGTCGCTAGCATTCACGAGGATCTGAAGGATTTTGGTTATGTTTATACGCGGTATTTTAGCAAGGGTTTGGAGGAGGGTTGGCTGAAGGCGCAGCCGCAGGAGATCATCCCAGGTGGATTGGCGGGCGTTGAGAAGGGTCTCATAAACCTCAAGAATGGCACTGCGAGTGCGGTCAAGTATATCTTTAGGATCGCTGATACACCAGGTGTACAGTCATGA
- a CDS encoding Zn(2)-C6 fungal-type domain-containing protein, whose translation MSPVQENTGRRSQRCQKACSRCRDMKVRCSGTYPCARCQRKRKTCDFQSTESRVSISRSYLRSLESRAGDDQSPRPRPDADLASRDQGATPDEANLGQDDDCSTQSGLATYGPTSARAGTLPSARLPSLQPERSGIPTPATDSSNAEFNTNPLIGGDETFAVGSDGKFWFLGPTSSWSFCRRVLSLIASRLPEHHVPPDPWTLAQFDLNWTPLGADESPAINDLPAQDYATFLAHTVKYHLGTLSPILDDQVFFVRINDLYSDPAAEVQRSRLWYAQFLLVLAFGEAIVNSKGASATPGTQYASRAMSLIPNFFRVNKNSILAVETLCLAALYLQSLDLRLEAFQTIGQALRICTLEGFHRHASPAEVGPTHSRRCNTMFWATYILDRHFSTLVGAPSSIRDEDITAKLPSETVNSSWALAMTLNIRLSRLTAEILAGVYGTDAQVSDTLVKKTQSMLHSTANLSSELNRYLQTNVHGTTIKSSSRIATRLLLSYHHCIVLATRPLVMCVLQKHLAQGVADEPIPEGPVSSLLQTCVDSASTILATLKNLRDADQLDCFIPFQLEEAFSSAFILHVIASVVPSWLQDRPCLPVAHLVLNKMIAGGSHGARIRKMELQRLERIFFSYLRVKAGEANNQASQSEEAPRLFDMSRVVPQDDDSAMMQDYSPADDMAAWNLLDLQDSFTVSPSGLLTLAEGLDLQNFV comes from the exons ATGTCGCCCGTGCAGGAGAATACCGGCCGTAGGAGTCAGAGATGTCAAAAAGC ATGTTCCCGATGTCGCGACATGAAGGTTCGCTGCTCCGGCACGTACCCGTGTGCCCGCTGTCAACGGAAGCGCAAGACGTGCGACTTTCAGTCTACTGAAAGCCGTGTTTCCATCTCGCGGAG TTATTTACGGTCGTTGGAGAGCAGAGCAGGAGACGACCAATCTCCTAGACCTCGGCCCGACGCCGATCTCGCCTCACGCGATCAGGGAGCAACACCGGATGAAGCAAATCTGGGGCAAGATGACGACTGCAGCACTCAGAGTGGGCTAGCGACGTATGGTCCCACCAGTGCACGAGCTGGAACCTTGCCATCAGCGAGATTACCCTCGCTACAGCCTGAGAGGAGTGGGATTCCTACTCCCGCTACCGACTCATCTAATGCAGAGTTTAACACGAACCCTCTTATTGGTGGCGATGAAACGTTCGCAGTTGGTTCAGATGGCAAGTTTT GGTTCCTGGGACCGACCTCGTCTTGGTCATTCTGTCGACGCGTCCTCTCCTTGATCGCCAGTCGTCTCCCCGAACATCATGTACCCCCAGATCCCTGGACGCTCGCGCAATTTGATCTGAACTGGACTCCTCTCGGCGCGGACGAGTCGCCCGCCATCAACGACCTACCAGCACAAGATTATGCGACCTTCCTTGCTCACACAGTCAAGTACCACTTGGGCACTCTATCGCCTATCCTCGACGACCAAGTCTTCTTTGTGCGGATAAATGACCTTTACAGTGACCCGGCTGCCGAGGTCCAGCGCTCAAGACTTTGGTACGCGCAGTTTCTGCTCGTTTTAGCTTTCGGAGAAGCCATTGTGAACTCCAAAGGAGCTTCAGCTACCCCAGGAACCCAGTATGCATCGCGAGCCATGTCGTTGATTCCCAACTTTTTCCGTGTCAACAAGAACTCGATACTCGCTGTGGAGACACTGTGCCTGGCAGCGCTGTATCTCCAGTCATTAGACCTGAGATTGGAGGCATTTCAGACA ATCGGCCAGGCTCTTCGAATCTGCACCCTCGAAGGCTTTCACAGACATGCATCTCCAGCCGAGGTAGGACCAACACATTCCCGACGCTGCAACACCATGTTCTGGGCCACCTATATCCTTGATCGACACTTTTCGACCCTAGTAGGAGCACCGAGCTCCATACGTGACGAGGACATCACTGCAAAGCTTCCATCGGAGACAGTGAACTCTTCCTGGGCTCTCGCAATGACACTCAACATTCGCCTTTCACGCCTGACAGCTGAGATTCTAGCGG GCGTATATGGGACAGATGCACAAGTCAGCGATACTCTGGTGAAAAAGACACAGTCGATGTTGCACAGCACTGCAAACTTGTCGAGCGAACTCAACCGATACCTGCAGACAAATGTCCACGGCACCACCATCAAGTCGTCGTCAAGAATTGCGACGCGTCTGCTATTATCCTATCATCAT TGCATTGTGTTGGCAACCCGTCCTCTAGTTATGTGTGTCCTACAGAAACATCTTGCCCAGGGCGTTGCAGATGAGCCCATACCCGAGGGACCAGTCAGCTCTCTACTACAGACGTGTGTGGACTCTGCATCAACCATTCTCGCCACTCTTAAGAACTTGCGTGATGCGGATCAGCTTG ATTGCTTCATCCCATTTCAGCTCGAGGAGGCCTTCTCATCCGCGTTCATCCTCCACGTCATCGCTTCAGTCGTCCCTTCCTGGCTACAAGATCGACCCTGTCTACCTGTGGCGCACCTGGTACTCAACAAGATGATAGCAGGAGGTAGCCATGGGGCGCGGATCCGCAAGATGGAGCTGCAGCGACTAGAGAGGATATTCTTCTCGTATCTGCGGGTCAAGGCTGGCGAAGCAAATAACCAAGCGTCACAGTCTGAAGAGGCGCCAAGACTGTTTGATATGTCGAGAGTCGTGCCGCAGGATGATGACTCGGCCATGATGCAAGACTATTCCCCTGCTGACGATATGGCGGCATGGAACCTGTTGGACCTGCAGGACTCTTTTACGGTGTCTCCATCTGGGTTATTGACTCTGGCTGAGGGACTGGACTTGCAGAACTTTGTATGA
- a CDS encoding PepX-C domain-containing protein, translating into MAQSRGILNTVLDRSIGWLFGLPSERCGYTTEPVSIPLKDGAILAADLYKPAGMEPLGTILAQCPYGRGIFMAAGNARMFAPRGYQILLVSCRGTFGSTGDFNGGFSQLEDGQEIVSWMREQPWYTGTFVTIGASFMGYAQWALLRDPPKDMVAAIITIGPHDFAESNWGTGALRFQQRLSWADLIVHQETATVSDRLKMMGNTRIAPMMNATPLQEHVDAYFGDKAPWLTHSLTHPDITDPSWASQRHAEALEKADIPILLISGWHDVFLDQTVHQYQRLHERGCNVALSIGPGAHMDVQNGDSNRDTLVWLEKYLAGKEGVERKSPVRVCVGSPGQGWLELPSWPPHTTPSEFYLHLGGVLGRSAPSEEAFSSFTFNPEDPTPTVGGPLLTGGGSTDDTALAARDDTLVFTTEALKRGVLILGQPVVKLEHSTDRPYADLFVRLSEVNAKGKSHNVTEAFTRLPVERDSCLVTIPMRHIAHNFPVGSRIRLLISGGSHPQFARNYGSGEPLATGTTLVSVKHTVYHGTQGISSIVLPVG; encoded by the coding sequence ATGGCTCAAAGCCGCGGCATCCTCAATACAGTGCTGGATCGTTCTATTGGGTGGCTCTTTGGGCTGCCTTCGGAACGATGCGGCTACACCACCGAGCCCGTTTCGATCCCACTCAAAGATGGCGCCATCCTAGCAGCCGACCTGTATAAACCTGCCGGCATGGAACCCCTCGGAACTATCCTCGCCCAGTGTCCGTACGGTCGAGGCATTTTCATGGCGGCCGGAAACGCTCGCATGTTTGCGCCGAGAGGATATCAGATTCTTCTCGTCAGCTGTCGCGGAACCTTTGGATCGACAGGTGACTTCAATGGAGGCTTCTCGCAGCTTGAGGATGGACAAGAAATTGTCTCATGGATGCGCGAACAGCCGTGGTATACAGGGACTTTCGTTACTATTGGTGCCTCGTTCATGGGATACGCGCAATGGGCGCTTCTCCGTGACCCTCCAAAAGACATGGTcgctgccatcatcaccatcggcCCACACGATTTCGCTGAAAGCAACTGGGGAACCGGGGCACTCAGATTTCAACAACGTCTTTCCTGGGCTGATCTTATCGTGCATCAGGAAACGGCCACTGTGAGTGATCggttgaagatgatgggaAACACGAGAATCGCTCCCATGATGAACGCGACGCCGCTGCAGGAGCATGTGGATGCCTACTTTGGTGATAAAGCGCCTTGGCTCACACACTCGCTCACGCACCCGGATATCACGGATCCAAGTTGGGCATCACAAAGACATGCCGAGGCCCTTGAAAAGGCGGATATCCCAATCCTGCTAATCTCAGGCTGGCACGACGTCTTCCTAGATCAGACCGTGCATCAGTATCAACGATTACACGAGCGAGGGTGCAACGTCGCACTTAGCATTGGCCCCGGAGCTCACATGGATGTCCAAAACGGCGACAGCAATCGTGACACCTTGGTCTGGCTCGAGAAATATCTTGCAGGCAAGGAGGGTGTCGAAAGGAAGTCACCGGTTAGAGTTTGTGTTGGAAGTCCTGGTCAGGGGTGGTTAGAGCTCCCGAGCTGGCCTCCACATACTACACCTTCAGAGTTTTACTTGCACCTTGGTGGGGTTCTTGGGCGTTCTGCGCCTTCGGAGGAAGcattctcctccttcacTTTCAACCCCGAAGATCCTACACCAACTGTTGGAGGACCTCTCCTGACTGGTGGCGGAAGCACCGACGACACAGCACTAGCGGCCCGAGACGACACCCTTGTGTTCACGACAGAAGCTTTGAAGAGGGGAGTGCTAATCCTGGGTCAACCAGTTGTCAAGCTGGAGCATTCCACGGATCGACCCTATGCCGACTTGTTTGTTCGTCTTAGCGAAGTAAACGCAAAGGGCAAGAGCCATAATGTGACGGAAGCATTCACACGGCTTCCAGTGGAGAGGGACAGTTGCTTAGTGACTATTCCAATGCGGCATATTGCGCACAACTTCCCTGTGGGCTCAAGGATTCGTCTTCTTATTTCTGGAGGATCTCATCCCCAGTTTGCTCGTAACTATGGATCTGGAGAGCCACTCGCTACGGGGACAACCCTGGTTTCAGTGAAGCACACTGTCTATCATGGGACGCAAGGGATCTCATCCATTGTTCTTCCAGTTGGCTGA